GGTAACATCCGCAACCCGGCCCCCACCAAAAGTCCCGTGCCCCATCCAGTGCACGGGACTGTGCACTGTGCATTTCTTGTGCATGATCACAGGTGCCCAGTTCCCATCTTTGCTACTGTCCCTTGATTTGTAAATCCAGTAACCCAGTCCtaccacctccctccaccccccaattGGCAGCCCCATCTTTCTTCCACTAGGATTTCCTGTCCCCACTTCAGGGATCTGAGTTCCCAGACCAGGTCCCATCCTAGCCACATCGTGCCCTCTTTCCTGCAGACGAGGTGGCGTGCGTGGTGCCCGAGGTGTGTAAGCGAGTGTGCGGTACTGAGGTGGGCTGCTCCAACATTGCCTACCCGCGGCTTGTCGTGAAGCTCATGCCCAATGGTAAGGGTTGGCAAGGTGTGGAGCTTGCAACTGGGAGAAGTCACCCCTCACCAAGTCACACCCTCTCGGGGACACCCTGGTGGCTGAAGACTCACAGCTCCCAACCACCTGCAGGTCTGCGCGGACTCATGCTGGCAGTCATGCTGGCGGCGCTCATGTCCTCGCTGGCTTCCATCTTTAACAGCAGTAGCACACTTTTCACTATGGACATCTACACACGCCTGCGGCCCTGTGCAGGCGACCGGGAGCTGCTGCTAGTAGGACGGTGCGGCCTGGGTTTCCCCCAGGTCCTGCCCCACCAATCAGCCccggggtggggacagggagcaCTCGTAGGATTAGGGGGAGATGAGGAATCCTGGGTGAAATCTCCTGATGGCCACTAACTGCAGGCTCTGGGTGGTGTTCATCGTGGCTGTGTCCGTGGCCTGGCTACCCATCGTGCAGGCAGCGCAGGGAGGGCAGCTCTTTGACTACATACAGGCAGTCTCCAGCTATCTGGCGCCACCTGTGTCTGCCGTCTTCGTGCTGGCGCTCTTTGTGCCCCGTGTCAACGAGAAGGTGAGTGTGTAGGTCACGAGCTTGGGGCAGAGCTCCAACACCCACCAGAGGCTGACACTCTCCCCCCCGCAGGGTGCCTTCTGGGGACTGATCGGGGGCCTGCTTATGGGTCTAGCGCGCCTTATTCCTGAGTTCTCCTATGGCTCGGGCAGCTGTGTGCAACCCTCAGTGTGCCCAGCACTCCTCTGCGGCATGCATTACCTCTACTTTGCCATCGTGCTCTTCGTCTGCTCTGGCCTCCTCACCCTTGTCATCTCACTCTGCACAGCACCCATCCCACGCAAGCATGTAAGTGCGGGCCTCTGAGTGGGCGCCCAGCATGCGCCATGGGTGTTAACGCAGCCATCTCCACCCCCAATCTGCCGGCCCACTTCTGGGAATGCCTGGGAGTCCGGCTGGAAGGTGTATTTGCAAAGCGAGCACAATGTCTtatttaaatgacatttatttgAGGTGGTCTGGGGGGATGTGATTAGAGCCTCCCCAAAATCCTTGGAATCCTTGGAATCCACAAACTAACTGTCTGCGGTCCATTTTTCCTAGAGCCCCAGCCCCCAAAAACACAGGATCCAGTACATAGGCCAGGTGGCTGAGAGGGACAGAATGCTATCTCAAAGGCCCACAAAAGGGTCTGGGCTTGTGCTGCTGCAGGGGAGGTGCCCCAGGACAGGGCTGACTGGGGACCAGGACCGAAGAGCTGGGTAGAAGGATGGGCAGGATAGAAGGATGGGCAGGACTGCACAggtggagaaggagggaaaggcaggaggaaaCTATGTGAACAAATATCCACAGGAAGGAACACTGTTAGCAGGACTAGAAGACTAGAGTCTAAAGGACCACAACTTGAGTGTAGACAGGGACTTGGGGTGATGAAACGGGGGTGACCAGGGCCAAGAGCTTTAAACACACAGTTAAAGAACTTAGGTTTAATCTGAGGGCAAAGGGCTGCCATGGAAGGTCAGGTTTGAGTGAACTGAGTCTGAACCAAGAGCatagggtgggcagagggagcttAGGAGTACCAGGTGGATGAGGCACTTCAGGGTGCGTGCTGGGGGAGCAGCACTCTCACTTggtccctgccccctctcccagcTCCACCGCCTGGTCTTCAGTCTACGGCACAGCAAGGAGGAGCGAGAGGACCTGGATGCTGATGAGCTGGAAGGTCCAACCTCACCCCCCATACAGAATGGGTGTCCGGAGCATGCGGTGGAGATGGAGGGTAAGGCACTGCTTCAGGAGGTGGGGCCAGGGACTAGGGGAGCCAAGTTCCCTCAAACTAACTGTCTGCGGTCCATTTTTCCTagagccccagcccccagcacctggCCTGCTCCGCAGGTGCCTGCTCTGGTTCTGTGGAATGAATGGGGGTGGGGCCGGTAGTCCCCCAGCCCCTACTCAGGAGGAGATGGCTGCGGCAGCCAGGCGgctggaggacatcagtgaggaCTCGAGCTGGGCCCGTGTGGTCAACATCAATGCCCTGCTAATGATGGCTGTGGCCACTTTCTTCTGGGGCTTCTATGCCTGAGGCCAACTGCGTTGGACACCATGAGCCACAGTCAGGGCAGGGCTCAGCCTCAagatgaatgggggagggggagctgggggcggggcctgcagtGGTGAAAAGGGAGTatggcaggagggggaggaggtagGCCCTGGTTCCCCTTCTCTCCACCTTGTCTCTGCCTGGGGCCTTGTCCATCTGACTGGCAGTTTACAGCCCATGAGGCCTTGGCCAAACTGCCATAGCGGTTCCcctaagcaaaaataaaagcttctctTCCCACATTCTGCTGTGGCCAAAGTGTGCTTGCTTCAGGTTCCTGTCCTCTATCTGGGCTGCTCACAAGATCTTCTTTTCTGGAGACGGAAGCCACGTGGCCCTCCACTCATCCACCTCTAGCTGGTGCTTCTCAGTCTTCCAGCCTGCATCCTGCAGTCCTGGGGAGAGGTCAGAAGGGTGCCACTGGGACTGCTGGAGAGAAGACTCTAGGGAGTCTGGGGAGAGTGGTAAGGAGCAGCATAGGCCGGGTGCATGCTTTGTGCACTGCCCAAGCTCCTCTTGCTTCTGCTGGGTCATTTCTGGCACAAAATGAGGCTAAAACCTCATCTGGCTATAGTGAGAATTCCCTGAGTTAGCACATGGAAAGGAGCTGGAATGGAGTAGGTGCTAAATGAAGATCATCGAGTCGTCTGTGAGCCATGCCTCTCTCTACCCCCAGTTCTTCAATGCCAACTGGAATTATACAAATTATAAACACTGACACAGCCTCAGGGACCCTCCTAACCTCCCCATCctgcagacagggaaactgaggtccagaattCAGATCACAGAGAGACGCTTCAAAGGTAGAAGGGTGGGGTTAGGCAGGGCTTCTGGGGAGAAGGCCTCAGAGGCCAGGGAGGCGTGGAGTTTAAGGATGTTACCTTTCAAGAACTTTGGGAAGAGCTTGTCCAACACTTGGTGTGTCTCCTTGATGATGACCCAGCTCTCTTTGTCAGCACCTGGAGGTAGGTGCAGAACCAGAAGCTGTCAGGTCCCCAAGTGGAACAGAGTCCttcctctctctacccctctttAGGCGTCTCCGCCTAAATATGTGAGATGCTTACCTGCCAGTACTTGGTTCCTCAGTTCCTCCAGCTCTCTTGGGAGGGGCCCATCTCCCTGCAGGGCTTCAAGTACCAGGCCGTGTGTGGCAGCCCTTAGGATGGTTTCAGGGCCTGCCTTCTGGCTCAAAACGACTTGCACTTGGCCTGGAGAAACCCAGGGACAGACCGTACTAGGGAAGGGCCACTTCCCCAAACACCCTCAAACCTACCATCCCTGCTTCACCCTTTTCATCCTGAGGCCACGGCCGGGCGTGGATGGAGGCGATTTTTCACCCTTTCCCTTCCAACTTCATGTCCTGTTGTCCCAATGTTCTGGCCAAACTGAAATGCCCAATTTCCAAATACaactttatatttgtatttggAACCCACCGAAGTGGGTTTATCTTACATGTCTAGTAAGAATAAGCACCTTTTAGCACATAACCAGCAGACCAGAAAACTCTAATACTTGTTTCCTCAACAGGTGACTCTGGATGGGAGAGAAGAGTTCTCCAGGGGTAACCAAAGGTCATAATCTTATTTGAGTACGCTGCAATATATAAAGTGCTTTATGCAATCACCTTATTTGATTCTCATAATAACATGCAGGCAGTAAGGCAGGTATCGTTACCCTCATTTTACACAGGGACAAAGTAAACAACTTTGGGGGCATGCAGCTATAATTTGAATGCACCATGTCTTAGTCTGAAGCTCCTTCCAGGACACCAGGCAGCTTCTAAACTGTCCAGGACTTGAGGCCTTAGAGCTGGTGGAATGAGAGGGTGACCCCAGAAGGCTGAATCGAAGGCTTACTTACTCTTTGATTTGTCCCAGTGAAGGAGGTAGGGTTCTTGGTGTCCTTCAACCAGCTGTTGCAGCTCAAAGACACTGAAGGGAAGAGAGTGGAGTGGGGGAGGAGAAAGCAAAGCAGGAAGAACCAGTCCATCAGCTGAACTGTCGGTATTTCAACTGTCCTTCACCTACATCTCATCTCTCAGCCATTCCCATGCACCCCACATCTGTCCTGCTCTTTTTTCTGCAGCTAACAAATGTATCCCTTAGATCTACTGTGTTACACCTCTGTTGCCCTTGGGCACCCGTGCTGACCCAAGTGGGCCCAAGTCTGTTTAGTGGAAATCAAGAACCGAGAACTGAGAGGCCTCCCAGGCAGGGGAGGCCAGTTGTAAACAGAATAGAGGATGTGTGGGGAACAGAGGTGGCAGCAGCGGTGGCTGGGAGACACTGGGCTACTTACCTGGAGATTAAGCGGTGTAGGGGGACCCCCAGGGATAGAGACAGAGATGGCCAAAAACCTGTGGGAAGCTGGAGTCAGGATGCCCAGACAGGGGGAGAGACTTGGGAGACACAGGACCTGAGACCAAGGGGTTGGGTCACCTGTCCACAGTGGCTCCATCTGATTAGCTGAAGTGGGGTCAAGAACCTCTCCCCTCTGGAGGAAGTGCTTCAGAACCAGCCGGAGCCGGTCTTCGTTCAAAGTCTCTAGGACAAGGGCTCGGACTGCCCGGTAGTTGGCATAGATGTGAAGGGCggtgaggaagaagaaacagcCGAGGCTGAAGCTGGTGTTGGAGAGTGAGGGTGTGAGCGGGGGTGGAGGCCCAGTGGggcacctcctccctgcccttggTCCCGGCTTACCTCGGGCAAGCTGACACCAGGGGAAGCATCAAGAGGCTGACCAGGAGCCCTGCCAGGTTTACCAGTGTCTCCTAGGAAATGGCAGAAGGCATGGGAGTTAGGAGAGCTTCCTTCCAGGCCAGGCTGATTATCTGTGAGTGCCTTTGACACATTCCCCTCTGTCCCAGTTCCTCCCAGGGCTTCCCACACTGAGGTGGATGcctagtgagttttttttttttttttcttttcttttcttttttttttttttttttgcctagtgaGTTTCTAACGAATGAGATGTCATTTAAGATACCAGCTGCCTCTCTGTCCAGGTAGATACAATGCCCTTGGAACATGTCTTCTTTACTTCGTAAGAGTCCTCTGAGCAGCCCTACACTCAGGCATATGAATGTCTTCAGAATGGGGAAGTTCTCATATTTGGTGGTTTCAAAAGACTGACCCCCTAAGCCCCCTGGGATGCAAAAACTGGCAGACACATTTGCAAAGGGTTCAAGGAACCATTCAGGAAAAAAGGCACAAGGTCCAAATGTCTTCCCCTGACAATCGAAGTTGTATCATAACCCTCTGATGGCCTGAGCTCACCCAAAGGGAACAGACACCAGGCTACCTGTCCCCAACTCATCATGAAGGAGGAAGAGTCTGGATTGGTGCCTGGACTACTGGGGTCCAAGGGAGAGGTGGTCCTCGCACAAAGTGGGCCTGAGGCTGGAAGAGCTCCTTACTCAGCTCTTCTGGCAAGGGGGGTAGGGTGTGGAAATAAAAGCTATGGGTGTGATGGTAAATAGGAGGGCAGAGGCCTTGGGTGCACAGGAGTAGAAGGACCTCCTCTCCCTCAGGTGGGAAGAATCATTTTCAGCAGCCACACTGAGTGGCAATAAAATAGTATCAGCAGAAAGCAGGAGCCTGCCACGGGACTGAGCACATGTCCTGTAGTGTCTCTTGTGATGTGTTCCTGACTCTGCAGACTAAGGACACCCTGCGGCTTGGAAAATACAGCCTGGAGAGTGTGCGGAAGGCTGGGGGTTAGAAAGTGAAGAGGTGAGAGGTAGCAGGCATGAAGCTGAGATCCTAAAGTGTGAGTCCCGGGTTGGACTTATTTCTGCCTTCCTAACAACCTATGGAAGCGATAACAGGGGAAGAATTAATCCAACCACTTCCTGAGAGAAGGGATGTGCCTACAGGTACCCAGGGGGATTGaacctctgacttatttccccatctgtagaatGGCAACAGTGAGTACCTCCCATAGGAGACCACTGTAAGGATTTAATGAATTCACACAAATGAAACACTTGGCACACAgtgagtgcttaataaatattagctttaaCAGATCTATTTTTGAGCTTGTATTAATATTATTGAAAGgagttcattttaaattttaaaaaaagttctatttaGAAACTGAGCAAAACAATTCAAGAGAATGACAGAAAGTAGGACTGGACAGAACAAAGGTTTCTAAGTTGCTTCAGTGTCAAAGAAAACAATgtaatggggcgcctgggtagctcaggggttgagcgtctgcctttggctcaggtcatgatcccggggtccgggattgagtcccacatcagggagcctgcttctccctctgtctgtgtctctgcctgtgtctctcattaataaataaataaaatattaaaaaaaaaaaaaaagaaaaggatgtagTACTTCTGACTAGCTTGGGCCTCAAATTTCTTCTGTAAaacatggataattttttttttaaagattttatttatttattcatagagatgcagagaaagagaggcagagacacaagcagagggagaagcaggctccatgcagagagcctgacgtgggactcgatccagggtctccagggtcacaccccgggctgcaggcggcgccaaaccgctgcgccaccggggctgccctaaaacatGGATAATTAATAGCATCTCTTTCCTGGGGCTGGTGTGAGAGTTGAACAACGCAACACACATAGGCACCTAGCACGGGAGCTTGGTGGGGGATCCAGTACCTATAGAGTTTAACTGTGTATGTGTGGGGGTCCCTGCCTTTATTCCAGGATGCCCTGGTCAGGTGAGGGGCTGGGTCAGAAAGGCCTATGAAACTGTCAAGTGGAGACCTCTGGCCAATGACTCCAGCCACCTTGCATGCTGAGCACCTTCTGATTTGCCAAATGCTTTAACAAATGGGCCTCACATGGTCAGACATCCACTTCTCAGGTTGGAGTTAGGACCAGAGAGAGTAAAGGCCAGGGCAAGGGCCCACTCTTGGCCACACAGGCACGGGAAGGGACTTGACATGATCAGCCTGGACTTTCTGCCACTTGAACTCATGCCCTGAACCTGACTACCTGTGTGAGTTCAAAGCAGGGGGCACTATATCTCTTCCCGTGTGTCTGcctcccacccctaccctcaGGACCACTCAGGCCGCTTCTCTCCATACTTCCAAATCATGGCCTGGCCTGCCTCCCTGCTCTGACTCCCCTCAACCCCAATTCCAGCTGCTTACCTGGCTGCTATCCTTGGCTGACACATCAGCCATGTTGTTTCTCCTGGCCTGGTGCATGGTCAGGGCCGCCCGAGTGGCCCCACCAGCCACGCTCACGATGCACTAGTTGGGGAAAAGGAGAATAAAGGTCAGAATGGCCATGTGCTGTGGCAACATAGGCATTTTTGTGGCTGAGCCAAGTAAATGACTCAAACCAATTTGAGAAAACCGGGCATCATGGGACCAAACAGCAGAACCCTAAATGCTATCCTTGGTGTTCTGTTCTCATCCCTACATTTCCATTAGGTCCATCTCCCCTCTTATTCCTGGAGAGGACTAAAGCTCTGCCTGTCACATGTCTCTGTGGCCTGGTCTCAAGGAACTCTCTTTCTGTCCCCAAGGTGGAGGCCCAAAGACTTTTCTTTGCCCAGAACTTCTCTAGTCTCCAACTTCTACTTTGGTTGTACCCACCCCTTTGCTAAGCTCCTGGCCCAGTCTGGTTTCCAACTTTATGCTTCCATTCTGCCTGTAACTAACTCCACTCCTTATttgtcccaggggaggcccagtCAAGTCTTCTGGGCACTTCAAAACCCACAGTGATGGCCCTGATCTCCCAGGGCACCTGGACCTGAGATCTACAATGGGAGAACTTATCAGTGAGGGTCCCTGATCACTGTCCTCCATCTCATATTTGTCAAATCTCTTTTAGATGCTAGACACAGATTAGTGCTGTGATATAACTCAGATACAACATTTGCCCTCATGAAATCTATAAATCGAAAGACAATAAAGAAGTGTCATGCAGGGAGAAGAAATAACTTGTTCAAAGGTGAGAGAAATGTGGTATAAAATGAGGCTCGAGTGACCAGATCATGCTGAATCTTGCAAACCTTGTTAAGGTCTTTATTCTAGGAGCAATGAGGGCAGGGAAGGTCCCTGGTTTGATTTCCATTCTTAAAAGGATTATGGCCTGCTCTGAGAAGTAATGAAGAGAGGTGagaatggaagcagggagactACCTAGGAAGCAACCATGCTTTTTCAGCAACTAGGAAGCACCAGATGGAGGTTTAGCTGAGGGAACAGTGGGCAGGGAGGAGAAGGCAAGAAGGCATTGATGACAGCCAGGCTTCTGACTGGTGTACCTGGGGTACAGAGGTACTAGTCACTGAAACTAGAACTctagagagggtgggagggagccaGGGAAAGTTCATGGTCCTATTCTATTCCTTTATTGGACAGATGTAGAGACTACAGCCCAAAAGGCAGAGTATATTGCATAATTTGAAACAGAGAGCAGAGGTCACAATCATTGGTCTACAGCTACAGCACTGGTTTTCTATAGTGTTTCCTGCCCTGGAGTTGAAGATGCCAGGGCAGGATGCCTGGGCCAGGGTCTGGTACCTGGGCTAAATGTAATCCGCCACAAGAACTGTTTTATCTGAAATGTCACTAGTGCCCTGTGGAGAAGCACTGCTCTAAAGTGATGGGCTCTGGAGACAGACGTTACATGTCTTCTTGAGTCAGTTCTGTGCAAGGTACTTAACCTTGTGGTGAAGACAGGCTAAGCTCTTTACTGAACTTtgctatgcctcagtttcctcacctggatGCAGCCAACCTGAAGGAATTTTGAGGGTGGGCAGCCTGGCAGAGAGGTAGAGCTTGCATTCATCCCATGTGACCCTTCAGCCTTACAACCACTTTGTGCTCTCTTGCTGCTGGACCTTGACTCATACAGTTCTTTCTGCTCAAAAACATCCACCCTTCACCTTAAACTCATTCTTCAGGACTCAGGCCTCGGGAAGGGGCCTATCCCTTGACTAGGCCAGAATCTCTGTTCAACCCTCTTGCAGCCCTCTACACTTCTCATCTTGAATaccagaaatacaaaaaaaaatttgtctaaTTGTGTGctgttttcttcaaagaaaaaaatgggaaggcCTATATTTTATGCCAAACATGcagcagacactcaataaatattttactgaaagaatgaaagatagCCAGGGAGCTGGTCCCAAGATGTTGACATCGAAACCCCCCTTCTTTCAGCCCAGGGCTCCTCACCAATTCTGTGGCTTCAGACACTACCTTAGACTATCTGAAGTATGAGAAGCCATCTAGTTGGAGGAAATCAGAAAGTATGATTGAGTTTGAGTAGGAACATCTGAACTTTGTCACCTTTCTGCAAGTGCTTTGAACACAGGGCCCAGGCTGGTCTCACCTGTGGGCCTCAAgtaagcccccacccccaacagcaTCACCAAGATAGGTATAGGGGTCCCCCAGAGGTGGATACCTTGGCCAGGTTGCTGATACAGACAGTCATAGTGAAAAAGATTGGATATATGGGAGCCATGATCTCAAGGAACATGGCCACATCATTGAGGATGTCAGCAAAAAGCCTAGGAGAAGGGATCAGAGGTTAGAGATCAGAGGTAAGAGACCTTCATAACAGAAGACTTCCCTCCCCTCCGTCTCAGCCCCTCCTTACCTCCACTGCTTGGCATTGCAGTCCAGCTTACTCCTGTTGTAGGGGAGAGATCGGTTTGCAATATGAATTT
The sequence above is drawn from the Canis lupus baileyi chromosome 8, mCanLup2.hap1, whole genome shotgun sequence genome and encodes:
- the RUSF1 gene encoding RUS family member 1 isoform X2 yields the protein MRTGRVRSGGPGEERSEMAGGANLEAQLCSEQFGSGAARGCLAAADGSLQWEAWEWRWWGLSGPCPGRARGRDGGGGGTPGTASPRLSRLLVVFLPQGFPDSVSPDYLPYQLWDSVQAFASSLSGSLATHAVLLGIGVGNAEASVSAATATWLVKDSTGMLGRIIFAWWKGSKLDCNAKQWRLFADILNDVAMFLEIMAPIYPIFFTMTVCISNLAKCIVSVAGGATRAALTMHQARRNNMADVSAKDSSQETLVNLAGLLVSLLMLPLVSACPSFSLGCFFFLTALHIYANYRAVRALVLETLNEDRLRLVLKHFLQRGEVLDPTSANQMEPLWTGFWPSLSLSLGVPLHRLISSVFELQQLVEGHQEPYLLHWDKSKSADKESWVIIKETHQVLDKLFPKFLKGLQDAGWKTEKHQLEVDEWRATWLPSPEKKIL
- the RUSF1 gene encoding RUS family member 1 isoform X1, coding for MRTGRVRSGGPGEERSEMAGGANLEAQLCSEQFGSGAARGCLAAADGSLQWEAWEWRWWGLSGPCPGRARGRDGGGGGTPGTASPRLSRLLVVFLPQGFPDSVSPDYLPYQLWDSVQAFASSLSGSLATHAVLLGIGVGNAEASVSAATATWLVKDSTGMLGRIIFAWWKGSKLDCNAKQWRLFADILNDVAMFLEIMAPIYPIFFTMTVCISNLAKCIVSVAGGATRAALTMHQARRNNMADVSAKDSSQETLVNLAGLLVSLLMLPLVSACPSFSLGCFFFLTALHIYANYRAVRALVLETLNEDRLRLVLKHFLQRGEVLDPTSANQMEPLWTGFWPSLSLSLGVPLHRLISSVFELQQLVEGHQEPYLLHWDKSKSQVQVVLSQKAGPETILRAATHGLVLEALQGDGPLPRELEELRNQVLAGADKESWVIIKETHQVLDKLFPKFLKGLQDAGWKTEKHQLEVDEWRATWLPSPEKKIL
- the RUSF1 gene encoding RUS family member 1 isoform X3 yields the protein MRTGRVRSGGPGEERSEMAGGANLEAQLCSEQFGSGAARGCLAAADGSLQWEAWEWRWWGLSGPCPGRARGRDGGGGGTPGTASPRLSRLLVVFLPQGFPDSVSPDYLPYQLWDSVQAFASSLSGSLATHAVLLGIGVGNAEASVSAATATWLVKDSTGMLGRIIFAWWKGSKLDCNAKQWRLFADILNDVAMFLEIMAPIYPIFFTMTVCISNLAKCIVSVAGGATRAALTMHQARRNNMADVSAKDSSQETLVNLAGLLVSLLMLPLVSACPSVFELQQLVEGHQEPYLLHWDKSKSQVQVVLSQKAGPETILRAATHGLVLEALQGDGPLPRELEELRNQVLAGADKESWVIIKETHQVLDKLFPKFLKGLQDAGWKTEKHQLEVDEWRATWLPSPEKKIL